The following are encoded together in the Planctobacterium marinum genome:
- a CDS encoding fumarate hydratase yields the protein MAVIRQQDFIDSIQDALQFISYYHPLDYVKAVEQAYLKEESQAAKDAMAQILINSRMSAEGKRPICQDTGIVTCFVKVGMGVSWDKTDMTVQEMVDEGTRRAYMDPSNPLRASIVADPAGARKNTKDNTPAVVHLDMVAGDKIEVMIAAKGGGSENKSKMVMLNPSDDIADWVVKTLPTMGAGWCPPGMLGIGIGGTAEKAAVLAKESLMDPVDIQELMERGAETTEEKLRLEIFDRVNKLGIGAQGLGGLTTVVDIKIKSMPTHAASKPVAMIPNCAATRHAHFYLDGSGPAELKAPKLEDWPEVTWEVGENTRRVNLDELTKESIQEWKMGETVLLSGKLLTGRDAAHKRIQSMIESGEGLPDGVDFTNRFIYYVGPVDAVGDEAVGPAGPTTATRMDKFTDMMLEQTGLIGMIGKAERGPATVDSIAKNNSVYLMAVGGAAYLVSKAIKKARVVAFEDLGMEAIYEFEVEDMPVTVAVDSKGNNAHADGPAIWKAKIAELDKALS from the coding sequence ATGGCCGTTATCCGTCAGCAAGACTTTATCGATAGCATTCAGGACGCGCTGCAGTTCATTTCCTATTATCATCCCCTTGACTATGTAAAAGCCGTTGAACAGGCGTATCTGAAAGAAGAAAGTCAGGCCGCAAAAGATGCAATGGCACAAATCCTTATCAATTCTCGTATGTCCGCAGAAGGCAAGCGTCCAATCTGTCAGGATACGGGCATCGTAACCTGCTTCGTTAAAGTCGGTATGGGCGTTTCCTGGGATAAAACCGACATGACAGTACAGGAAATGGTGGATGAGGGCACACGCAGAGCTTATATGGACCCGTCCAATCCATTGCGTGCTTCGATTGTGGCTGATCCAGCTGGTGCTCGTAAAAACACTAAAGACAACACGCCTGCTGTTGTACACCTGGACATGGTTGCTGGCGATAAAATTGAAGTCATGATTGCCGCAAAAGGTGGCGGCTCAGAAAATAAATCCAAAATGGTAATGCTCAACCCCAGCGACGACATTGCTGATTGGGTAGTTAAAACCTTACCCACCATGGGCGCGGGTTGGTGTCCACCAGGTATGTTGGGTATCGGTATTGGTGGGACTGCGGAAAAAGCCGCGGTGCTGGCCAAAGAGAGTTTAATGGATCCGGTGGATATTCAGGAGTTAATGGAACGCGGTGCTGAAACCACCGAAGAAAAATTGCGTCTTGAGATATTTGACCGGGTTAACAAGTTGGGAATTGGTGCTCAAGGTTTGGGCGGTTTAACTACGGTGGTGGATATTAAAATCAAGTCAATGCCCACTCACGCCGCTTCAAAACCGGTTGCCATGATCCCCAATTGCGCAGCCACGCGTCACGCGCATTTTTATCTGGATGGTTCTGGGCCAGCCGAGTTAAAAGCACCAAAACTGGAAGACTGGCCTGAAGTCACCTGGGAAGTGGGTGAAAATACCCGCCGCGTTAATCTGGATGAGTTAACCAAAGAGTCTATCCAGGAATGGAAAATGGGTGAAACCGTGCTGTTATCAGGCAAATTGTTGACTGGCCGCGATGCGGCTCACAAGCGAATTCAAAGCATGATTGAAAGTGGTGAAGGGCTGCCGGATGGCGTTGATTTTACTAACCGCTTTATCTATTACGTAGGGCCGGTGGACGCAGTAGGTGATGAAGCAGTAGGTCCTGCAGGTCCTACTACAGCAACCCGAATGGATAAATTCACCGATATGATGCTGGAGCAAACCGGGCTTATCGGTATGATCGGTAAGGCGGAGCGTGGCCCTGCTACAGTGGACAGTATTGCTAAAAATAACTCGGTATACCTGATGGCAGTAGGCGGTGCAGCTTACCTGGTGTCTAAAGCCATTAAAAAAGCCCGTGTGGTGGCCTTCGAGGATTTAGGGATGGAAGCCATCTATGAATTTGAAGTAGAAGACATGCCAGTTACAGTGGCCGTGGATAGTAAGGGCAACAACGCCCATGCTGATGGCCCGGCTATCTGGAAAGCAAAAATCGCTGAGCTGGATAAAGCCCTAAGCTAG
- the rmuC gene encoding DNA recombination protein RmuC: MINDPLVWTILAALVSAVLVFVILKLRYNAQLSLAHQAQSTHQLQLQTLQEQAAFLKQQEQSSREQLNQVKVQNEQLNRQLIEQSEVLGQFKMRNARMEQQLQQLAAIEEENEELEEQLDNLKNSFSETRNQLEAEKTAREHENKAAQEKLDMLKNAEQQLQKQFENLANQIFKTHSNEFEKSSQQKLALLLDPLKQQIEGFRSQVSQQAIREGQERASLKTEIINLQQLNKKITEEASALTRALKGDNKKQGNWGEMVLQKILEESGLREGHEYDTQVSKRREDGKLLQPDILVHLPEQKEVIIDSKVSLNAYERFYNAHSEIEQARHLKEHILSVKTHIKELGRKEYHELLGDKSLEYVLMFIPVEGAFMLALDESPELVKLAMDNNVLLVSPTNLLVALRTIHNIWQYEYQNQNAREIAKKAADLYDKFYGFVVDMEKLGDAINTVQKRFSDANSKLYEGRGNLVKKAEEFQALGVQPSKKLTETMLKNADM, encoded by the coding sequence ATGATCAATGACCCGCTAGTATGGACGATTCTCGCAGCACTAGTTTCAGCAGTATTGGTATTTGTTATCTTGAAGTTGCGCTATAACGCACAGCTGTCACTGGCCCATCAGGCGCAGTCTACTCATCAGTTACAATTGCAAACACTGCAAGAGCAGGCGGCGTTTTTAAAGCAGCAAGAGCAATCCAGCCGTGAGCAACTCAACCAGGTCAAAGTGCAAAATGAACAGCTAAACCGACAATTGATTGAACAGTCGGAGGTACTGGGGCAATTTAAAATGCGCAATGCCCGAATGGAGCAGCAATTGCAGCAGTTAGCGGCAATTGAGGAAGAGAACGAGGAACTGGAAGAGCAGCTGGATAATTTGAAGAACAGTTTTTCCGAAACCCGGAATCAATTGGAAGCAGAAAAAACCGCACGAGAGCACGAGAATAAAGCGGCTCAGGAAAAGCTGGATATGCTTAAAAATGCCGAACAACAATTGCAAAAACAGTTTGAAAACCTGGCCAATCAGATTTTTAAAACCCATTCTAATGAGTTTGAAAAGAGCAGTCAGCAAAAACTAGCGCTGTTACTGGACCCGTTGAAACAACAAATTGAAGGCTTTCGCTCTCAAGTCAGTCAGCAAGCGATCCGCGAAGGTCAGGAGCGCGCCTCCCTTAAAACTGAAATCATTAACCTGCAACAATTGAATAAAAAGATTACGGAAGAAGCTTCTGCTTTAACCCGAGCCCTGAAAGGTGACAATAAGAAACAGGGTAATTGGGGCGAAATGGTGTTGCAAAAAATCCTCGAGGAAAGTGGTTTACGGGAAGGCCACGAATACGACACACAAGTGAGCAAACGCCGGGAAGATGGCAAGCTATTACAGCCGGATATTTTGGTGCATCTGCCAGAACAAAAAGAAGTGATTATTGACTCTAAAGTATCACTAAACGCCTATGAGCGCTTTTACAATGCCCACAGTGAAATTGAGCAAGCCAGGCACTTAAAAGAGCATATTCTCTCAGTGAAAACTCATATCAAAGAGCTGGGGCGCAAGGAGTACCATGAGCTGCTGGGAGATAAAAGTCTGGAGTATGTTCTGATGTTTATCCCGGTTGAGGGGGCCTTTATGCTGGCGCTGGATGAGTCACCTGAATTAGTAAAACTGGCCATGGACAATAATGTTTTACTGGTTAGTCCAACCAACTTATTAGTGGCGCTGCGCACTATCCACAACATCTGGCAATATGAATATCAAAACCAAAATGCGCGAGAAATTGCCAAAAAAGCCGCCGACTTATACGATAAGTTTTACGGCTTCGTAGTGGACATGGAAAAGCTTGGCGATGCGATAAATACAGTGCAAAAACGCTTCTCAGATGCCAACAGTAAATTGTACGAAGGCCGTGGCAACCTGGTTAAAAAAGCGGAAGAGTTCCAGGCTCTTGGCGTGCAACCCTCGAAAAAACTCACCGAAACTATGCTCAAAAACGCCGATATGTGA
- a CDS encoding cyclic nucleotide-binding domain-containing protein, whose protein sequence is MDNAKLLEILGRITLFKELDDKERKLILTMPKAFEVFSAGEAIVREGEREACFYILLTGIANVYVNGQELATLLPPQFVGEVGFICNEPRIATVVAKEQVMAMRIDSEGFAKLPGSIRERIKDKIIAGLVARLREGNQSLTLLKSRPKFNEQINAGLQPVN, encoded by the coding sequence ATGGATAATGCGAAGTTATTAGAGATCCTGGGCAGGATCACCCTGTTTAAAGAGCTGGATGATAAAGAGCGCAAGCTCATACTTACCATGCCCAAGGCGTTTGAGGTGTTTTCTGCCGGTGAAGCGATAGTGCGTGAAGGCGAGCGAGAAGCCTGCTTTTATATCTTGCTCACCGGTATCGCAAACGTTTATGTCAATGGTCAGGAACTGGCGACGCTGCTGCCGCCGCAATTTGTCGGTGAAGTGGGTTTTATTTGCAACGAACCGCGCATTGCCACGGTAGTAGCCAAAGAGCAAGTCATGGCCATGCGCATTGATTCTGAGGGTTTTGCCAAGCTTCCAGGCTCTATACGAGAGCGCATTAAAGATAAAATCATTGCTGGCCTGGTGGCGCGCTTAAGAGAGGGTAACCAGTCTTTAACCCTGCTTAAGAGCCGCCCCAAATTTAATGAACAAATTAATGCCGGGTTACAACCAGTGAACTGA
- a CDS encoding cyclic nucleotide-binding domain-containing protein: MNNLKLMEILSRVPLFKDLQPIERESVLKMRAVFTPIKAKEVFIKEGAHEPWFYIILAGKATVTHRGRNIGSLVPGQFIGEVGFICKEPRSASVMAQDEMVVMKIDYEAFRKIPVRIRESIKDKIISGLVDRTLQLNEAVYKKDEEIDKLNTRIADYEAEAENRLPGRKRNR; encoded by the coding sequence ATGAATAACTTAAAGTTAATGGAAATACTCTCAAGGGTTCCTTTGTTCAAGGATTTGCAGCCTATTGAGCGGGAGTCTGTACTCAAGATGCGTGCAGTATTTACCCCCATCAAAGCCAAAGAAGTATTTATCAAAGAAGGCGCTCATGAGCCGTGGTTCTATATCATCCTTGCCGGAAAAGCCACGGTAACCCATCGAGGGCGCAATATTGGCAGTTTGGTACCCGGGCAGTTTATCGGTGAAGTGGGCTTTATCTGTAAAGAGCCACGTTCCGCTTCTGTAATGGCGCAAGACGAAATGGTTGTGATGAAAATCGACTATGAAGCGTTTCGCAAAATCCCGGTGCGTATTCGAGAATCTATCAAAGACAAGATCATTTCTGGTTTAGTAGACAGAACTTTGCAGCTCAACGAAGCGGTTTATAAGAAAGACGAAGAGATAGACAAGCTAAATACGCGCATCGCCGACTATGAAGCTGAAGCAGAAAACCGCCTACCGGGTCGAAAAAGAAATCGCTAG